One genomic region from Nostoc sphaeroides encodes:
- a CDS encoding tyrosine-type recombinase/integrase codes for MAESLLSYIALTNSLWLFPNREGDEPITSRWADAILRKAVDRAGLVVKGISTHSTRRTFITKLHRNGTDLYTIKQITGHQDFKSLERYMEIDSDRVKGAINAL; via the coding sequence TTGGCTGAATCACTGCTGAGTTACATTGCTCTTACTAATTCTCTGTGGCTGTTCCCTAACCGTGAAGGGGATGAACCAATTACTAGCCGTTGGGCTGACGCGATTTTACGTAAAGCTGTTGATAGAGCCGGTTTAGTGGTTAAGGGTATCAGCACCCACAGCACCCGCCGGACTTTTATAACTAAGCTGCACCGCAACGGAACGGATTTGTACACAATCAAGCAGATTACCGGACACCAAGATTTCAAATCTCTAGAACGGTATATGGAAATTGACAGCGATCGCGTCAAGGGAGCTATCAACGCTCTATGA
- a CDS encoding zinc ribbon domain-containing protein gives MEQVLTLVCKLNPTSEQIVKIEATLKAYTSLTCHQCLHIGLRSDKRFKCGNCGWHGDADLNGAKVISLLGQSVSLPGGSRCLCCSLNIDSSGLLQSPALKGWG, from the coding sequence ATGGAACAAGTGCTGACATTGGTTTGCAAGCTTAACCCTACATCTGAACAAATTGTCAAAATAGAGGCGACATTGAAGGCCTACACTAGCCTTACCTGCCACCAATGTTTGCACATTGGATTGAGGTCTGATAAACGTTTCAAATGTGGTAATTGTGGTTGGCATGGTGACGCTGATTTGAATGGTGCGAAAGTGATTTCTTTATTGGGGCAATCTGTAAGTTTGCCCGGAGGTTCGAGATGTCTATGTTGTTCTCTCAATATAGATAGCTCAGGGCTACTACAAAGCCCCGCCCTAAAGGGCTGGGGTTAA
- a CDS encoding aspartate aminotransferase family protein yields the protein MSLQTLVDQATIPPDSGSASSLFDTDSFNEAVMSTYGRFPLALDRGAGCRVWDTQGREYLDFVAGIATCTLGHAHPVMVEAVTRQIQKLHHVSNLYYIPEQGELAKWLVDHSCADRVFFCNSGAEANEAAIKLARKYAHTVLEIDKPIILTANASFHGRTLATITATGQAKYQKYFDPLVPGFHYVNYNDINAVEVAISELDEGDYRVAAILIEPLQGEGGVRPGDVAYFKKLRQICDETGILLIFDEVQVGMGRSGKLWAYEHLGVEPDIFASAKGLGGGIPIGAMMSKKFCDVFQPGEHASTFGGNPFVCGVALSVCQTLERENILQNVQDRGEQLRSGLKAIAAKYPQQVGEIRGWGLINGLELRADIQLTAADIVNAAIKEGVLLVPAGPKVVRFVPPLIVTEAEVNTALEAVDKAIATLTA from the coding sequence GTGAGCCTACAAACTCTCGTTGACCAAGCCACCATCCCGCCAGATTCAGGGTCAGCATCTAGTCTCTTTGATACAGATAGCTTTAATGAAGCTGTCATGTCTACCTACGGCCGGTTTCCCTTAGCCCTAGACCGGGGTGCTGGATGCCGGGTTTGGGATACGCAGGGGCGGGAATATCTGGACTTTGTGGCGGGAATTGCTACTTGTACTTTGGGACACGCCCACCCAGTTATGGTAGAAGCGGTGACACGCCAAATCCAGAAGCTGCACCATGTCTCTAATTTGTACTACATTCCTGAGCAAGGTGAATTGGCAAAATGGCTCGTTGATCATTCCTGTGCCGATCGCGTATTTTTCTGCAATTCTGGTGCTGAAGCTAACGAAGCCGCAATTAAACTGGCGCGTAAATATGCTCACACAGTATTAGAAATTGACAAACCGATTATTTTAACCGCCAATGCCAGCTTCCACGGACGGACTTTGGCAACAATTACCGCTACGGGACAAGCGAAGTATCAAAAATATTTTGATCCCTTAGTACCTGGTTTCCACTACGTAAATTACAACGATATTAACGCTGTGGAAGTGGCGATTAGCGAGTTGGATGAAGGCGATTATCGGGTAGCGGCAATTCTGATTGAGCCATTGCAGGGAGAAGGCGGTGTGCGTCCGGGAGATGTTGCCTATTTCAAAAAGCTTCGGCAAATTTGCGACGAAACTGGCATTTTATTGATTTTTGATGAAGTGCAAGTTGGTATGGGGCGCAGTGGCAAATTATGGGCTTACGAACATCTCGGCGTTGAACCAGATATTTTCGCCAGTGCCAAAGGCTTAGGTGGCGGTATCCCCATTGGTGCAATGATGAGCAAGAAATTCTGTGATGTTTTTCAACCAGGGGAACACGCCAGCACCTTTGGTGGAAATCCTTTTGTGTGTGGTGTAGCACTCAGTGTTTGCCAGACATTGGAACGGGAAAATATTTTGCAGAATGTGCAAGACAGGGGTGAACAATTGCGATCTGGATTGAAGGCGATCGCAGCGAAATATCCTCAGCAGGTTGGCGAAATCCGGGGTTGGGGTTTAATCAACGGTTTGGAGTTGCGAGCCGATATTCAATTAACCGCAGCAGATATCGTCAATGCTGCCATCAAGGAAGGTGTATTACTTGTACCAGCCGGGCCAAAAGTAGTCCGATTTGTGCCACCGCTAATTGTCACAGAAGCAGAAGTAAACACTGCTTTAGAAGCTGTAGATAAGGCGATCGCAACTCTCACAGCTTAA
- a CDS encoding DUF4129 domain-containing protein produces MTDTFEKTSWSWQLSQFQQQVGEWWEYQFYRFERAIPELPSGWSISPRLAEFLKFLFWLVVGLFIAWVGWRLWREFSPYIYSWLNRSGNITDFRVKAPSSEASTALLLERSQQFYRQGNYREACRCLYLAMLQQLHQNALAPHKLSRTDGEYLQLLRSSVTPIQPYETLITTHEQLCFGNAEILPDNYEQCRQAYREISPD; encoded by the coding sequence ATGACAGATACTTTTGAAAAAACTAGCTGGAGTTGGCAGCTTTCTCAATTTCAACAACAAGTGGGAGAATGGTGGGAATACCAGTTTTACCGCTTTGAACGTGCAATACCCGAATTGCCTAGTGGATGGTCGATTAGCCCAAGGCTTGCTGAATTCCTGAAATTCCTGTTTTGGCTGGTAGTAGGTTTATTTATCGCTTGGGTGGGTTGGCGATTATGGCGAGAATTTAGTCCTTATATATATTCTTGGCTGAATAGAAGTGGCAATATCACTGATTTTCGTGTAAAAGCTCCCTCTAGTGAGGCATCCACTGCCCTTTTGTTGGAGCGATCGCAACAATTTTACCGTCAAGGTAACTACCGTGAAGCTTGCCGTTGTCTCTATTTAGCTATGTTACAGCAGTTACATCAAAACGCACTCGCACCCCACAAACTCAGCCGCACTGATGGAGAATATCTGCAATTGCTGCGATCGTCTGTGACTCCCATACAGCCTTATGAAACTTTAATTACCACTCATGAGCAATTATGTTTTGGTAATGCCGAGATTTTGCCAGACAATTATGAACAGTGTCGGCAAGCCTATCGAGAAATTTCCCCAGATTGA
- a CDS encoding DUF2243 domain-containing protein, giving the protein MEAKSETLNRRAPIITAGIFLGVGIGGFIDGILLHQILQWHHMLSNIRPLTNMANIDLNMVWDGFFHTFNWVFTVVGVVLLWRAGGREDVPWSSQTFIGSILIGTGLFDFVEGLIDHQILGIHHVKPGPNELTWDLGFLAFGVLLIVIGWIMIKKSRVKSH; this is encoded by the coding sequence ATGGAGGCGAAAAGTGAAACCCTCAACCGACGCGCACCAATAATTACTGCTGGAATTTTCCTTGGTGTAGGTATTGGAGGGTTTATAGATGGAATTTTACTGCATCAGATCCTCCAGTGGCATCACATGCTCAGTAATATTCGACCTCTGACAAACATGGCGAATATAGATTTGAACATGGTATGGGATGGGTTTTTTCATACCTTTAATTGGGTATTCACCGTGGTAGGAGTTGTCTTGCTATGGCGTGCCGGAGGGCGTGAAGATGTTCCTTGGTCATCACAGACCTTTATTGGGTCAATATTGATTGGTACTGGGTTGTTCGACTTCGTTGAAGGTTTAATTGACCATCAAATTCTCGGTATCCATCATGTAAAACCAGGCCCAAATGAGTTAACTTGGGATCTAGGATTTCTTGCATTCGGTGTGCTACTTATTGTCATCGGCTGGATAATGATAAAAAAGTCAAGAGTCAAGAGCCATTAG
- a CDS encoding pentapeptide repeat-containing protein, whose translation MPEVNSQQPINSATTLVESYAAGKRDFSKAELGNADLQGINLKGSDLSYADLSEANLSGANLRGTDLSFADLGQANLKDADLRGALLMSANLRQADLKRANLEKADYDRSTHFPQDFDPVKAGMQIKSEN comes from the coding sequence ATGCCTGAAGTCAATTCTCAACAGCCCATAAATAGTGCCACTACTCTTGTGGAGAGTTATGCAGCAGGAAAACGGGACTTTAGTAAAGCAGAACTGGGTAATGCTGATTTACAAGGCATTAACTTGAAAGGTTCTGATCTTAGTTATGCTGACTTGAGTGAAGCTAACCTGAGTGGCGCAAATTTGAGGGGAACTGATCTGAGTTTTGCCGATCTGGGTCAAGCTAATCTGAAGGATGCCGATTTGAGGGGAGCATTATTGATGTCAGCGAATCTTCGCCAAGCCGATCTCAAAAGAGCGAATTTAGAAAAAGCAGACTACGATCGCAGCACTCATTTTCCTCAAGATTTCGACCCAGTGAAAGCGGGTATGCAGATTAAATCTGAAAATTAA
- a CDS encoding RNA-guided endonuclease InsQ/TnpB family protein — MIVFEAKLEGQNEQYRALDEAIRTARFVRNSCLRYWMDNKGIGRYDLNKFCAVLAASIEFPWVDKLNSMARQASAERAWSAIARFFDNCKKGKPGKKGFPKFKKEQTHGSVEYKTCGWKLSDDRRYITFSDGFKAGTFKLWGTRDLHFYQLKQFKRVRVVRRADGYYCQFCIDQERVERREPTGKTIGIDVGLNHFYTDSNGETVPNPRHLRKSEKSLRRLQRRMSKTKKGSQNRIKFRNKLARKHLKVSRQRKDFAVKTARCVVRSNDLVAYEDLMVRNMVKNHPLAKSISDASWSLFRDWVEYFGKVFGVVTVAVPPHYTSQNCSNCGEVVKKTFLTRTHVCPHCGHTQDRDWNAARNILEKGLSTAGHVGTNASGETDQYLSEETPSSKSTRGKRKPRERSLESPPSTK, encoded by the coding sequence ATGATCGTATTTGAGGCAAAACTTGAAGGACAAAACGAGCAGTATCGAGCGCTTGATGAAGCGATTCGTACTGCTCGTTTTGTGCGTAATAGCTGCCTGAGATACTGGATGGACAATAAGGGCATTGGACGCTATGACCTAAATAAATTTTGCGCTGTACTTGCAGCCAGTATTGAGTTTCCTTGGGTTGACAAGCTGAACTCAATGGCAAGACAAGCCAGTGCTGAAAGGGCGTGGTCTGCAATCGCTCGGTTCTTTGATAACTGCAAAAAAGGTAAACCAGGGAAAAAGGGATTTCCAAAGTTTAAGAAAGAACAAACGCATGGTTCTGTTGAGTACAAAACCTGTGGATGGAAACTTTCTGATGACCGCAGGTATATCACTTTCTCGGATGGATTTAAGGCAGGAACCTTTAAACTCTGGGGAACTCGTGACCTGCATTTCTACCAGCTTAAACAGTTTAAAAGGGTGCGGGTTGTACGTCGTGCAGATGGCTATTATTGCCAATTTTGCATTGACCAAGAGCGAGTTGAAAGACGAGAACCAACAGGAAAAACTATTGGTATTGATGTTGGACTGAACCATTTCTACACCGATAGTAACGGAGAGACAGTCCCCAATCCTAGACATCTTCGCAAGAGTGAGAAGTCTTTGAGGCGGTTGCAACGCCGGATGTCTAAGACTAAAAAAGGTTCTCAAAACAGAATTAAGTTTAGAAATAAACTTGCACGGAAACACCTCAAAGTAAGTCGCCAGCGTAAAGACTTTGCCGTTAAGACAGCAAGGTGCGTGGTGAGGTCTAACGACCTTGTGGCGTATGAAGATTTGATGGTGCGGAATATGGTGAAAAATCACCCCTTGGCTAAGTCTATTAGTGATGCTTCGTGGTCGTTGTTTCGTGATTGGGTTGAGTATTTCGGTAAGGTGTTTGGTGTGGTCACGGTTGCCGTTCCACCTCACTACACCAGTCAGAATTGCTCTAACTGTGGCGAGGTTGTCAAAAAGACGTTCTTAACCAGAACTCATGTTTGTCCTCATTGTGGGCATACCCAAGACAGGGATTGGAACGCAGCGCGGAACATATTAGAAAAAGGATTGAGTACGGCGGGTCACGTCGGAACTAACGCCTCTGGAGAGACTGACCAATACTTGAGTGAGGAAACTCCTTCAAGCAAGTCAACTCGTGGAAAGAGGAAACCCAGAGAGCGATCTTTGGAATCCCCACCCTCAACGAAGTAG
- a CDS encoding RrF2 family transcriptional regulator — translation MVISNKSEYALLALLELASCYSNGEALQIREIAALQDIPNRYLEQLLATLRRGGLIKSIRGAKGGYVLARDPGKITVLDAFSCMEGSDIVVSNPEPTPNTVEGELIQEVWQEARQAANSVLEKYTLQDLCERRSMRKQKELMYYI, via the coding sequence GTGGTAATCTCTAACAAATCAGAATACGCACTTCTAGCCCTGTTAGAGTTGGCAAGCTGCTACTCTAACGGTGAAGCCCTGCAAATTCGGGAGATAGCGGCATTACAAGACATACCAAACCGCTATTTGGAACAACTTCTGGCCACATTAAGGCGTGGAGGTTTAATTAAAAGTATACGCGGAGCCAAAGGTGGCTATGTTCTAGCACGAGATCCCGGAAAGATTACAGTGTTAGATGCTTTTAGCTGCATGGAAGGATCAGATATCGTAGTCTCTAATCCTGAACCGACTCCCAACACGGTAGAAGGTGAGCTAATTCAGGAAGTCTGGCAGGAAGCGCGTCAGGCTGCTAACTCAGTTTTAGAAAAATATACACTGCAAGACCTTTGCGAACGAAGATCAATGCGAAAGCAAAAGGAACTCATGTATTACATTTAG
- a CDS encoding ATP-binding protein has product MSIVKQAVDLHGGEISVESAIGAGTTFTVTLPFSRNLNI; this is encoded by the coding sequence ATGTCCATCGTCAAGCAGGCTGTAGATTTACATGGCGGCGAAATTTCTGTCGAAAGTGCGATCGGTGCAGGAACTACCTTTACCGTAACTCTGCCATTTTCGAGAAATTTGAATATATAG
- a CDS encoding sensor histidine kinase, with amino-acid sequence MIGIPPDEIKHIFEPFHRASNASNIPGMGLVQVGVNTPTIFKDCKG; translated from the coding sequence ATGATTGGCATTCCCCCAGATGAAATTAAACACATCTTTGAACCCTTCCATCGCGCTAGTAATGCAAGTAATATCCCAGGAATGGGACTAGTACAAGTCGGCGTAAATACGCCTACCATTTTCAAAGACTGCAAAGGTTGA
- a CDS encoding MATE family efflux transporter, translating to MFSEVKKCLVLAVPLAAAQLAQSATGFVDTVMMGWLGSQTIASGALGVTIFSFFLLIVTAIVSAVSPLAAQAYGAGNREKVGTIVRLGLGISLVLGIPITLLLYNGGALLHLLGQDAKTVALSEIYLRAIAFGFIPALGFAVLKSFLSALFQPKLVMVTVVLGTLLNITANYVLMFGKLGFPALGLAGIAWASTLSLWSMFIALTVYICNQPRFAVYNIFRPLSKKAFPLEHRRIIGEIFQVGLPIGGLIAVEGGLFTVVTFIIGQLGTSALAAHQIALQTISISIQLALGISLATTVRVGQLVGQNDLLATRLAGYVGIAIAALFMGVIGITFWLVPKSIISLYIDINDPNNADVVALAVKLLGVAAIFQIVDGVQVTAGGALRGLKDTRIPMLIGIFAYWCVGLLTGYTFGISSGYGAIGLWWGLAMGLAIAAIIMTWRFSNKTTNHG from the coding sequence ATGTTTTCTGAAGTTAAAAAATGTCTCGTTTTAGCCGTACCTTTAGCAGCAGCACAACTGGCTCAATCTGCAACTGGTTTTGTGGATACGGTGATGATGGGCTGGTTGGGAAGTCAGACTATTGCATCTGGAGCTTTGGGAGTTACTATCTTTAGTTTTTTTCTGTTGATTGTTACTGCTATCGTTTCTGCTGTCAGTCCGTTAGCTGCCCAAGCATACGGAGCCGGAAATAGAGAGAAAGTTGGCACAATTGTCCGCCTGGGACTAGGGATATCTCTGGTACTAGGAATACCAATTACATTGCTGCTTTACAATGGAGGTGCTTTACTACATCTACTAGGGCAGGATGCTAAGACAGTAGCACTATCAGAGATTTATTTAAGGGCGATCGCATTTGGTTTTATTCCTGCTTTAGGCTTTGCAGTACTTAAAAGCTTTCTTTCTGCTCTATTCCAACCAAAATTAGTGATGGTGACTGTGGTTTTGGGTACTCTACTCAACATCACAGCTAACTATGTGCTGATGTTTGGCAAACTGGGATTTCCGGCGCTGGGTTTAGCTGGTATCGCTTGGGCAAGCACACTCTCACTTTGGAGTATGTTTATTGCTTTGACAGTTTATATATGTAATCAGCCTCGCTTTGCAGTTTATAATATTTTTCGACCTTTATCTAAAAAAGCTTTTCCCCTAGAACATCGCCGGATCATTGGCGAGATTTTTCAGGTTGGATTGCCCATTGGGGGGCTGATTGCAGTCGAAGGGGGACTGTTCACCGTTGTTACTTTCATAATAGGACAATTAGGAACAAGTGCCCTGGCTGCCCATCAAATTGCTTTACAAACAATTTCGATATCAATCCAGCTTGCACTAGGCATTTCTCTAGCGACAACAGTACGTGTTGGGCAGTTAGTTGGACAGAATGACCTGCTTGCTACTCGTCTGGCTGGATATGTAGGTATTGCCATTGCAGCTCTATTTATGGGTGTAATAGGCATTACATTTTGGTTAGTGCCAAAGTCGATTATTTCTCTTTATATTGACATTAACGATCCAAACAATGCAGATGTAGTTGCCCTTGCAGTGAAATTGCTGGGAGTGGCAGCGATTTTTCAAATAGTTGACGGTGTGCAAGTTACTGCGGGGGGAGCATTACGCGGATTAAAAGATACTCGAATTCCTATGTTAATTGGTATTTTCGCTTATTGGTGTGTTGGCTTATTGACTGGTTATACTTTCGGAATCTCGTCGGGGTATGGAGCTATTGGTCTTTGGTGGGGACTGGCTATGGGTTTAGCGATCGCTGCAATAATCATGACTTGGCGGTTTAGCAACAAAACAACTAACCACGGATAA
- a CDS encoding antibiotic biosynthesis monooxygenase family protein: protein MILEAVILNVKPGLESDFETTFKKASKLISSMDGYLSHELHKCIEVQSKYLLLVRWETLESHTVGFRNSAEYQEWKKLLHHFYEPFPTVEHFEEIEI, encoded by the coding sequence ATGATTCTTGAGGCAGTTATTCTTAATGTTAAACCTGGTCTAGAATCAGATTTTGAAACTACTTTCAAAAAAGCTTCTAAATTAATTTCCTCAATGGACGGATATTTATCACATGAATTGCATAAATGTATAGAAGTCCAAAGTAAATACTTATTACTTGTCAGATGGGAAACTTTAGAATCTCATACTGTCGGATTTAGAAATTCTGCTGAGTATCAAGAGTGGAAAAAACTTCTACATCATTTTTATGAGCCATTTCCCACTGTTGAACACTTTGAAGAAATTGAAATATGA
- the pcrA gene encoding DNA helicase PcrA, which translates to MTTTLDFLSHLNPSQRQAVEHYCGPLLVVAGAGSGKTRALTYRIANLILKHRVDPENILAVTFTNKAAREMKDRIQRLFAEQLAMKQHGQKFDLLTEYQQTLLRSQVYKNTIKDLWCGTFHSLFSRILRFDIEKYVDEKGRRWNRNFSIFDESDVISLIKEIVNKELNLDDKKFDARSVRYAISNAKNQGLSAQEFEQEQPNYRGRVIAQVYSLYQDKLAQNNALDFDDLILVPTRLFQQNEQVLGYWHRKFCHILVDEYQDTNRTQYQLIHLLVTNGETRKSEWQWQNRSVFVVGDADQSIYSFRMADFTILLGFQEDFGDGLVDDDTRTMVKLEENYRSCENILQAANELIENNTQRIDKILKATRGPGEQITCHKADEELAEAAFVINQISTLKNQNPELDWGSFAILYRTNAQSRPFEELLVKYQIPYTVVGGMRFYDRKEIKDVIAYLRAIANPADTVSLLRVINTPRRGVGKTTIDALMNASQQLGTTLWEILSDETSVNTLAGRATKAVNNFAAMISRWQAQIATLPVTEVLQGILEDSGYVQDLMSQGTDEATDRVQNVQELYNAALQFQEENEEVSLRDFLSSAALSSDLDNLKEGQTSVSLMTLHASKGLEFPVVFLVGLEQGLFPGYRSLSDPASLEEERRLCYVGITRAQERLYLSHARERRLYGSREPAMRSQFLDELPEELLTTKRLSRQSYTKSASTSNDKQDLTQNWQVGDRVLHKTFGLGEITHVFGTGSKMSVAIKFASLGQKIVDPRVAQLQRVE; encoded by the coding sequence ATGACTACAACCCTCGACTTTCTCAGTCACCTTAACCCCAGCCAACGTCAAGCTGTTGAACATTACTGCGGGCCGTTGCTAGTCGTTGCTGGCGCAGGTTCCGGTAAAACACGGGCGCTGACTTATCGCATTGCCAATCTGATTCTGAAACACCGTGTTGATCCAGAAAATATCCTGGCGGTTACTTTTACCAACAAAGCCGCGCGGGAGATGAAAGACCGGATTCAACGCCTGTTTGCTGAACAACTGGCGATGAAACAACACGGTCAAAAGTTTGATTTGTTGACAGAATACCAACAAACACTACTGCGATCGCAAGTTTACAAAAACACTATCAAAGATTTGTGGTGTGGCACTTTCCACAGTCTATTTTCTCGGATTCTCCGTTTTGATATTGAAAAATACGTAGACGAAAAAGGACGGCGTTGGAATCGTAATTTTTCTATCTTTGATGAATCAGATGTTATCAGTCTGATCAAAGAAATCGTTAATAAAGAGCTAAATTTAGACGATAAAAAATTTGACGCTCGCTCTGTCCGCTACGCTATTAGTAACGCTAAAAACCAAGGTTTATCCGCCCAAGAATTTGAGCAAGAACAACCCAATTATCGCGGACGGGTGATTGCTCAGGTCTATAGTTTATATCAAGATAAGTTAGCACAAAATAACGCTCTCGACTTTGACGATCTGATTCTCGTACCAACTAGATTATTTCAACAAAATGAGCAAGTTTTAGGTTACTGGCATCGCAAGTTTTGCCATATCCTCGTAGATGAATATCAGGATACTAACCGCACTCAGTATCAACTCATCCACTTATTGGTTACTAATGGCGAAACCAGAAAGAGCGAATGGCAATGGCAAAATCGCTCAGTTTTCGTTGTTGGCGATGCCGATCAATCAATTTACAGCTTTCGGATGGCAGATTTCACCATCTTATTAGGATTTCAGGAAGACTTTGGCGACGGTTTAGTAGACGATGACACCCGAACGATGGTTAAGCTGGAAGAAAACTATCGTTCTTGTGAAAACATTCTGCAAGCAGCTAATGAACTGATTGAAAATAACACCCAACGGATTGATAAAATTCTGAAAGCGACGCGGGGGCCGGGTGAGCAAATTACTTGTCACAAAGCCGATGAAGAACTCGCAGAAGCGGCATTTGTGATTAATCAAATTAGCACTTTAAAAAACCAAAATCCAGAGTTAGACTGGGGTAGTTTTGCCATACTTTATCGGACGAATGCCCAATCTCGACCCTTTGAAGAATTGCTGGTGAAATATCAAATTCCTTACACAGTTGTAGGAGGAATGAGATTTTACGATCGCAAAGAAATTAAAGATGTCATTGCGTATTTAAGAGCGATCGCTAACCCAGCTGATACAGTCAGTTTATTACGAGTTATCAATACTCCCCGCCGGGGAGTTGGCAAAACCACTATTGATGCTTTGATGAACGCCTCCCAACAATTAGGGACAACCCTGTGGGAAATCCTCAGCGACGAAACATCAGTTAATACATTAGCTGGAAGGGCGACAAAAGCTGTAAATAACTTTGCCGCAATGATCAGCCGTTGGCAAGCACAAATCGCCACGCTTCCCGTAACTGAGGTTTTGCAAGGAATATTAGAAGATTCTGGTTACGTTCAAGACTTGATGAGTCAAGGCACAGATGAAGCCACAGATCGGGTACAAAACGTCCAGGAACTTTACAACGCCGCGCTGCAATTTCAAGAAGAAAACGAAGAGGTTTCCCTACGAGACTTTTTGAGTAGCGCCGCCCTCAGTTCCGATTTGGATAACTTAAAAGAAGGGCAAACGTCCGTTTCTTTGATGACTTTGCACGCTTCCAAAGGTTTGGAATTTCCCGTAGTATTTCTAGTGGGATTAGAACAAGGTCTATTTCCCGGCTACCGATCGCTGAGTGATCCCGCATCTTTAGAAGAGGAACGCCGCTTGTGTTATGTGGGAATTACTCGCGCCCAAGAAAGGTTGTATTTATCACATGCGCGGGAACGGCGTTTGTATGGTTCTCGTGAACCCGCCATGCGATCGCAATTTCTCGACGAATTACCAGAAGAGCTATTAACTACTAAACGTTTGAGTCGTCAAAGTTATACCAAAAGTGCCTCTACTTCTAATGATAAACAAGACTTAACACAGAATTGGCAAGTAGGCGATAGAGTATTACATAAAACTTTTGGACTTGGTGAAATCACTCATGTTTTCGGAACCGGTAGTAAGATGTCTGTAGCAATTAAATTTGCCAGTTTGGGACAGAAAATTGTTGACCCAAGAGTAGCGCAGTTGCAACGAGTAGAGTGA
- a CDS encoding sodium-dependent bicarbonate transport family permease, whose protein sequence is MDISLIVSNILNPPILFFFLGMTAVFVKSDLEIPAPMPKLFSLYLLFAIGFKGGVELIKSGVTQEVVLTLAAAMMMACVVPIYTFFILKWKLDTYDAAAIAATYGSISAVTFITASAFLTELGIAFDGYMVAALALMESPAIIVGLILVNIFTNDGKREFSWPEVLQEAFLNSSVFLLVGSLLIGVLTGEHGWKVLEPFTQGLFYGVLTFFLLDMGLVAARRIKDLQKTGVFLILFAILIPILNAGIGLAIAKFIGMPRGDSLLFAVLCASASYIAVPAAMRMTVPEANPSLYVSTALAVTFPFNIIVGIPLYLYGINLFWR, encoded by the coding sequence ATGGATATCAGCTTAATTGTATCCAATATTTTGAATCCGCCAATCCTGTTTTTCTTTTTAGGCATGACTGCTGTTTTTGTCAAGTCTGATTTAGAAATTCCCGCACCAATGCCCAAACTCTTTTCGTTGTACTTGCTGTTTGCCATTGGTTTTAAAGGAGGGGTAGAACTAATCAAAAGCGGTGTAACTCAGGAAGTCGTTCTAACACTCGCAGCAGCAATGATGATGGCTTGTGTTGTGCCAATTTACACCTTTTTTATCCTGAAGTGGAAATTGGATACTTACGATGCGGCTGCGATCGCTGCAACCTACGGTTCTATCAGTGCTGTCACCTTCATCACAGCTAGCGCTTTTTTAACTGAGCTTGGCATTGCTTTTGATGGTTACATGGTGGCAGCCCTTGCCCTGATGGAATCTCCAGCGATTATAGTTGGTCTAATTTTGGTGAATATATTCACTAACGATGGAAAGCGAGAGTTTTCGTGGCCGGAAGTTTTGCAAGAAGCATTTCTTAATAGTTCAGTTTTTCTATTAGTAGGTAGTCTATTAATAGGTGTGTTGACAGGAGAACACGGTTGGAAAGTATTAGAACCCTTTACTCAAGGGTTATTTTATGGCGTTCTCACCTTCTTTTTACTTGACATGGGATTGGTGGCTGCTAGAAGAATTAAAGACTTGCAAAAAACCGGAGTTTTCCTAATTTTATTTGCCATACTAATTCCTATACTCAATGCAGGCATTGGGTTAGCGATCGCCAAATTTATCGGTATGCCTCGCGGAGATTCGCTGTTATTCGCTGTATTGTGTGCCAGTGCTTCTTACATCGCTGTCCCGGCGGCTATGCGGATGACTGTTCCCGAAGCAAATCCTAGTCTGTATGTTTCTACCGCTCTAGCAGTGACATTTCCGTTCAATATTATTGTGGGAATTCCGTTATATCTCTACGGAATTAACCTATTCTGGAGGTAA